Proteins encoded within one genomic window of Odocoileus virginianus isolate 20LAN1187 ecotype Illinois chromosome 2, Ovbor_1.2, whole genome shotgun sequence:
- the LOC139030878 gene encoding uncharacterized protein: MSPTAPSASAQPETLMQRKSLDWFHRPFKKRT; this comes from the coding sequence ATGTCACCTACGGCCCCCTCAGCCTCAGCCCAGCCAGAAACTTTAATGCAGAGGAAAAGCCTGGACTGGTTTCACAGGCCTTTTAAAAAGCGGACTTAA